From a region of the Streptomyces venezuelae genome:
- a CDS encoding Trm112 family protein yields MPLEAGLLQILACPACHSPLQDKSADETTPELICTGQDCGLAYPVRDGIPVLLVDEARRPA; encoded by the coding sequence ATGCCGCTCGAAGCCGGTCTCCTGCAGATCCTGGCCTGCCCCGCCTGCCACTCGCCCCTCCAGGACAAGTCGGCCGACGAGACGACGCCCGAACTGATCTGCACCGGCCAGGACTGCGGCCTCGCGTACCCGGTGCGCGACGGCATCCCCGTGCTCCTCGTGGACGAGGCCCGCCGCCCCGCCTGA